The genome window TCGGCGGAGTGATCACCGGCGAGCATGGCGTTGGCTTAGCGAAGGCTCCGTTCATGGAGATGCAGCACACCCAACCTGAGATTGCGATGATGCTGGCAGTCAAAGCCGCACTCGACCCGAAGGGCATTTTAAATCCAGGCAAGATTTTCGAGCCCTTTGAAGTGTGGGATCATGAACCCGTCAAAGTGACGCTACCTTGGGATCATCGGTAGTTGCTGATCGCTGGGTTAGTAAGAGGATCGGTTTAGAGTTTGATGGCCTGTTGACATTCGGCACACATCACGTAGCTTGTTGAGGTGTTTGATTGGTCGGATGATAAAGATGCGGAACTGCGCGCAACACGAGGAATCGGTTTTCAGGATATCGTGTTTCATGTTGAACGTGGCGACGTGCTCGCTGTTGCCGATCATCCAAATTCTGAGAAATACCCAAACCAGAAGATTTTCTACGTTCGGGTGGGCGATTATGTATATTTGGTTCCGTATGTTGAATCGGGTGAAAGCAAATTCCTGAAGACGATTATACCGAGCCGAAAAGCGACGAAACAGTTTTTGAGAGGAGGATCCAATGAAGTTTGATGATTATGAAAAAGAATTAGTAGACCTGGATGAGAGCGGAGGCATCGATCTTCATATTCCAGAAGCAGAGGAAGTTCGGCAGTTGCAAGCATCAGCTCGTGAGACGCTGAATAAGGACAAGCGAATTAATATTCGAATTTCCTCGCGTGATTTGGAGTCATTGCAGTTGCGAGCAAATCGGTATGGCATGCCGTATCAGACGTTAATTTCCAGTATTCTGCACCGCTACGTATCGAAGGATATCAATAGCGTGTTGTTTGAAGATGGTGCCGCTTATAACCAGACGAAATCTGAGGAGTGAATCATGCCTGACACACTTTTAATCGGTTGGACGACGGTCGACTCCGAGGCTGCGGCGCAGCAACTGGCGCACGGGTTAGTCGAGTCCGATCTTGTGGCCTGCGTGCAGATTGATGCGGGCGTGACATCTGTTTATCGCTGGGAGGGGGCAGTGCAGTCGGATGCTGAATGGCGATTGATTGTGAAATTCGCTGAATCGAAATCTGAGGAGGTGAACGCGTATCTCGATGCACATCACCCTTACGACGTGCCGCAATGGGTAGTCGCCCGGGCCGAGCACGTCGCACCCACGTATTTAAAGTGGGCGAGGGAGAGTAAACTCACGCGGATCAAGTATTGTGATTTGTGAAATCGAAGAATCTGGCGTAGGGGTGCTGCTTGCCGTTTCGACAGGCTCAAGGCCCTGAGCTTGTCGAAGGGCGGCACCCGCGAAGGTAGATAGAGTTTTACAACTTCCAATGCGTGTGGCCTTTGCGCGGTCTTCGCAAGCAAAGCCCCTACATCAAGATTGCGAAATAGTATGAATGCACTTTTCACAAATTATGGTGCGCACCAGTATAGCGGCTTCCAGCCGCTTTGTTGGGTGAGTGACAGCGGCAGGATGCCGCTGCTACTTTCGTCATAAAAAGACACATTGACAGACGCACGTAATTGCGCACGCTTTTAGCCATGACTACGATCACTGCCACGAAGGCTCGCAATACTCTCTACAGCCTCATTGACGAGGCGAATGAATCACACGTCCCGATTCAGATCACAGGTAAGCGTGGTAACGCGGTGCTCATTGCAGAGGATGATTGGCGGGCGATTTCAGAGACCATGCATCTGAGCATGGTGCCGGGGATGGTGGAATCGATCGTAGAGGGGATGAATGAAAAAATTGAAGACTGCAGTGAGTCACTCGAATGGTGAACTATCGATTGGTTTATACGAAGCTGGCGCAAAAAGACGCGAACAAATTGTCGCGTAGTCAGCTCAAAGCAAAGGCACTGGAGATTCTAGAAATTCTAAAGGAAGACCCGTTTCAAGCACCGCCTGGCGATGAGGCCTTGGTTGGCGATCTACAGGGAAGCTATTCGAGGCGTATCAATATTCAGCATCGAATCGTGTATCAAGTATACGAAGACGAGCAGGTCGTGAAAATTATCCGAATGTGGACACATTATGGAGAGTGATTTAAGGGATGGATCTACTGCGAGGACTGTTTTAGGAATGAAACACATATTGATAATCAGCATATTCGTCACATCCCTTATGTTCAGTGGATGCGTCCTAAACTATAAAGACGTCAGTCATGAATTCGAATATACTTCGTTTGTGAAGAGTCGTTATGTTGTAAGGACTGAAATGTATATTTGGGGAGTCAATGCACCACCTGGATATGGGAATGTCATTGATTATTATAGCATCTCTCCTGTGGAGCTTGGGCGAATCACTGGTCGTGAAATTCTGTCAGAAAGCATTTTACAGCCAGGGACTGTTTTAGAAATACAGAAGATTAAAGAAAGCATGAACCACCTGCCCGGATATCGGCGCGTGGCTGCTATTGTTTTAGTCGATTCATTTGATAATCAGTTTGATGCGCCGATCGAAATTTCTTTGGAGCATCTTCTGTCAACTAAGCATGTGAAAGCGCTGGGAAGAGTTTCTACGGATATATGATCGATATGACCGCCAGGCAGCAGCTCAAAGCATGTCTCGAGAGTTATCTCGATGAAAGTATCACTGCGTTTGAGTTGGATGATCGTCTTCAAGCGATTGAATGCAGTGAGGAAGATGGCAGTCTCAAAGAAGTAATTTCCATTCTATGGTTCTGCTATGACGATTGCAAAGATCACAAGATTGTCGCGTGTAAAGAAGAGTGGGACTTTTTCCAACGGGTGCTGCTATTCTTAGATTCAGGGCTGAGTATTGCTGACCTGTATGAAGATCAAAATAAAACGGGCTGGCACCTGACTCAAGCAGTTGCGTTTGCGGTATTGTCGCTCCAGATATGGATGTTTTTACAAGGTGACCATTGGTTTATGGTCACAGCGCTTGGTGCACTTGCTTCAATACCAATTTGGATCGTTCGAGACCGTTGCACTCGCGGACTGTTTAGTGCACAGGAACATAAAGACTCCGACCGCTGGTTGCAGAAATATTATCCCTTTAGCAGCATCTCTCAGATGAAGAGAGCCGCGAAGGAAATGAACGTTAGCAAAGTCGCCTATCCGAAGCACTTAGAAGATCGAGTGATTCGTGACGCGTCTGAATTGAAGCTGATGACTCTTTGGAGCCGCGGCGTGCTGTATTGCTCGCATCTAGTTTTATCGCCTTTGATTCTGCTCTTTGAGTGTTTTCCGATGAAAGAAGCTTTATTGGCAGTGAGGGCAAGGGCAGAGGGAGGTGATCAATGAGCTTCTTGTATCCAAAGTTTCCGCTGAAGCGATTGCCGCACATGCTCGGGCTGAGCGTGATTGGCACATTGATTGCAGGCGCTTATGGCATCGTGCACGACCAAATTACTTATTCCATTTCACACGAGTATTTTACAAAATTGAAATTTGAGCAGTTCGATTATGCAAATTTCGGGCTACCTGAAAGAGTATTCGTGGCTGAAGTCGGTTTCATGGCGACATGGTGGGTGGGCTTCTTCTCAGCTTGGTTGATCGCACGGCTACTATTCCCCGCTTGGCCGCTTAAAGATGTTTACAGAAAAAGCTTCAAAGGCTTCGGAATCATCTTTGGCAGTGCGATGATTGGCGGTATTACAGGGTTCATTTTGGGTGCGACCCATTCCTCTGATTACTCTTACTGGGAACCGACGGTAACATATCTTCAAGTCACCGAACCTGCGAACTTTGTATCGGTCGCCTTAATTCATAACGCTGGCTATATTGGCGGCCTCGCCGGTTTGATCGTATGCCTCATGCTGATGGCGATTGAAAAGCGAGATGCTTCACGAGACTGGCTGTGAGCGTAGGGTCCACCGATGATTGCCATTGAGCTCAAAGAGACCTTAGTTATACCTGCATACATCATGATTTGTGAAAAGTGACACACCTCATACGAACCTGTTGCATGTGTGGGTTACTCGGGGAGGGACGGCCTCCGCGCCGTCCGCCGAGCCTCAGCACGGAACCAAAGCACCAGCACACCGTAAGACGAAGCTCGCCACTCCCCAATGGGTTAAGCTAAAAATCACAAATTTTGATGCGCGCCAGTATACTGTCAAATTTCGTAGCGTGCCGCTGTCGCACAATGCCATTGCATGTCTCGATATCTGTTTACTTTTCGGGGATAATTAAAACCTAGAGCGCAGAGATTCAGCCACAAAAAGGCACGAAGAAGCACGAAAAACTAAACCGCAGTCGTTTTTGTGTATTTTGGGCTTCGCCCTTCGGTTGATTATCGCTGCGCTCGGAAGTGCCTCTTTGTGGCCGTAAAATACCCAAGATTAGAACGTCATCCTATCTGATTTTTTAATATGCAATGGCATCGAGCTTTACAAACGTTCAGCGCCTCAGAGCCAGCACCGCACACGAGTTACTATAAGCTGCACGCTACGAGTGATTTTCCGCAAGCTCCCCACTTGACCTGTGAAAAACAGCGATCAGATTGTGCGCATGTTTGATCCGATTGAAGCTCTTAAAGATTATATTCGTTTTCCTTCCGTTTCGACGGATCCGGCCTATGCCGATGGCATGAAAGGAGCGCGTGAGTATGCAACTGGCTTGTTGGAGAACCTTGGCTTTAAGGTGGAAGTGGTGGAGACAGAACTGCACCCGATTCTCTTGGCTGAGCGCTTTGGCGATCCGGCGTGGCCACATATTGCGATTTACGGGCACTACGATGTGCAACCGGCCGATCCGTTTGAACTATGGACGAGTGAGCCGTTTGAACCGACGGTGCGTGATGGCCGTATCTATGGTCGTGGCACGGCCGATAACAAGGGGCCTACAATTGTGCATATGTCGGCATTGGCTCGTGTGTTGGCGAAGCATCCAGATCTACCACTCAACATCACATATGTGATCGAGGGCGAGGAGGAGATCGGTAGCCCGAGCATGCCGAAGTTTTTTGATTCGTATGCAGAGCGTATTTCGAAGGCAGACTTTATCTTAGTCTCTGATACGGGGAGCCCAAACACTGAGCAGATCGTGATTACGACGGCACTCCGTGGTTTGGTGGATTTGGAAATCAAAGTGCGTGGCCCAAAGAGCGATCTGCATTCAGGCATCCACGGCGGCGCAGTGTATAATCCATTGCAGGCATTGATGGAAATTTGCGCGGGGCTACACAATCCAGATGGCAGTGTGAATGTGCTAGGGTTTTACGACGATGTGTTGCCGGTGCTCGATTGGGAACGCGCGGAGTTGGCGCGTTATCCGGAGACGGTCGAGAGTTATCAAGCGATGCTTGATGTCCCTGCATTTTATCCGGCCAATGGTCTGACTCCCCTTGAAGCGGTGCGCTTTGGGCCGACGCTAGAGTTTAATGGGATCGGTGGCGGCTATCAGGGCGAAGGTTCGAAGACCGTGATTGCGAGTGAGGCCTTTGCCAAGGTGACCTGTCGCTTGGTGGCGAATCAAGATCCTCACAAGACACAGGATCAAGTCGTTGCTGCGATTGAGGCCCTCTGCCCGGCAGGTGTAACGCTCAATGTGCGTCGAGGACCGGTCGCGGAAGCGTATTTGGCGGTGCCGCCAGAGCGTCCGAACACGCCTGCGGATCAACCAGAAGCGTTGGCACGTGCGTTTAAGTCGGCCGATCGCGCGATTGAGCAATGCTTTGGCAACGCGCCGATTTACTTGCGCGAGGGGGGCAGTATCCCCGTGATTGCAGACTTCAATAAACGTGCAGGGCTCGACGCCTTGATGGTGGGTCTCTTCACGCCGATCGATAATCTACATGCACCGGACGAGGGCTTTGATCTGAAGTTGATGGAGAATGCGATCACCGCGTTTGAGCAGATCTTCTGCGATATCGCTGGGGTGTAGCTTTGACTTATGAAAATTGAAAAGGCAGGTTTTATCGCATTTCCCGCATCGGACTTTGAGGCGTCACTACGCTTTTATCGGGATGTGTTGGAGTTGCCGCTGGTGAAGCAGGGAGAGGACGCGTTTTCACGTTTTGCACGGTTTGATTGTGCGGGCTTTGGCATTCACGTTTACGAATGGACGAAGCCGTTCAACCGCGCGCATACGGGACTTCAGCTCTATGTCAAAGACGTGGACGCCTTGTATGCCGAACTCCAGGCGCAAGGTGTGCAGTTTAACGGCGAGGTGCGTGATGAGCCGTGGGGTGGACGTGTGGTGACAGTGCGTGATCCCGACGGAAATCTGTTTGATCTGCTGAATGCGGAGTATGCCGAGCAGTTCGGGGCGTGATGGTAGGTTTTCTGCCATACCGCTGGCGTCGTGTTCTTTCCTCTGTGCTCTCCGTGTTCTCTAGCGCAGCGGGTGGTTAACTATCTTTGCATCTTCGGTGGACTTTCTTTGGGTCCATTAACTACGAATCACACGATTTTTTCGCGAGCAGTGGCTTCGGTGGCTTGGTTTTCGGAGCGACGAAGACCAGCCAGACGATTGCGCAGATGAGCCATAGGGCGGATGCGTAGATGTAATGCGTGGTGCGTAGGTCCGGGCGGAAGTCGGCGACGATGCGTGTTGATGCGGCTAGGATGAGTGTGCCTGTCACCCATGCAAAGATTTTGACGCTTTTGCGGATTAGATCAGGGCGGTCGCTGTGGCCGAAGACCACGCGCAGCGAGACTAGAAAGATCGTGCCTGTTAGGCCGACAAAAAAGTAGGCGTGTAGCCAGGCGACCTTGTAGCCAGGAAAGAATGCTGCGCCAATTAGGCCGATGGCGATCGTGCTTAGGGCGAAGATCAGCTGCAGGCCATGCATGCGCTCTTTGCGGCGGAATTCCATCCATGGGAGTTGTGTAATGATGTAGGCCGTGAGTGTGAGCACTCGTAGGGTATAGGCGGTGGTGATGTGTCCGGATAGCTCAATGACAACGGAGAGCGCAAATCCGATTGCGGCGAAGATGCTCTGCCGAAAGCGGCGTTTCCACTCGGCACTCGGCGTCATCGTCTCGTCGAAGTCGTGACGGTTCTGTCCGCCGATGATTTTAGGGAAGAAGAACGCGCCGACACCGATGATGGGTAACATCGTGAAGCCTTGGAAAAGGAGGATTTTGCCAAGCG of Lentimonas sp. CC4 contains these proteins:
- a CDS encoding BrnT family toxin, yielding MFDWSDDKDAELRATRGIGFQDIVFHVERGDVLAVADHPNSEKYPNQKIFYVRVGDYVYLVPYVESGESKFLKTIIPSRKATKQFLRGGSNEV
- the cutA gene encoding divalent-cation tolerance protein CutA encodes the protein MPDTLLIGWTTVDSEAAAQQLAHGLVESDLVACVQIDAGVTSVYRWEGAVQSDAEWRLIVKFAESKSEEVNAYLDAHHPYDVPQWVVARAEHVAPTYLKWARESKLTRIKYCDL
- a CDS encoding type II toxin-antitoxin system Phd/YefM family antitoxin — translated: MTTITATKARNTLYSLIDEANESHVPIQITGKRGNAVLIAEDDWRAISETMHLSMVPGMVESIVEGMNEKIEDCSESLEW
- a CDS encoding Txe/YoeB family addiction module toxin; this translates as MNYRLVYTKLAQKDANKLSRSQLKAKALEILEILKEDPFQAPPGDEALVGDLQGSYSRRINIQHRIVYQVYEDEQVVKIIRMWTHYGE
- a CDS encoding M20/M25/M40 family metallo-hydrolase, whose amino-acid sequence is MKNSDQIVRMFDPIEALKDYIRFPSVSTDPAYADGMKGAREYATGLLENLGFKVEVVETELHPILLAERFGDPAWPHIAIYGHYDVQPADPFELWTSEPFEPTVRDGRIYGRGTADNKGPTIVHMSALARVLAKHPDLPLNITYVIEGEEEIGSPSMPKFFDSYAERISKADFILVSDTGSPNTEQIVITTALRGLVDLEIKVRGPKSDLHSGIHGGAVYNPLQALMEICAGLHNPDGSVNVLGFYDDVLPVLDWERAELARYPETVESYQAMLDVPAFYPANGLTPLEAVRFGPTLEFNGIGGGYQGEGSKTVIASEAFAKVTCRLVANQDPHKTQDQVVAAIEALCPAGVTLNVRRGPVAEAYLAVPPERPNTPADQPEALARAFKSADRAIEQCFGNAPIYLREGGSIPVIADFNKRAGLDALMVGLFTPIDNLHAPDEGFDLKLMENAITAFEQIFCDIAGV
- a CDS encoding VOC family protein — encoded protein: MKIEKAGFIAFPASDFEASLRFYRDVLELPLVKQGEDAFSRFARFDCAGFGIHVYEWTKPFNRAHTGLQLYVKDVDALYAELQAQGVQFNGEVRDEPWGGRVVTVRDPDGNLFDLLNAEYAEQFGA
- a CDS encoding NnrS family protein yields the protein MCQSDNNALTRLSEPFRLFFPVGVLWGIIGVALWPLFFAGALNYYPALAHPRLMIDGFAAFFIFGFMMTAGPRLLGAPAFGSKCICAIFGLACLSNLAFVFNQLALGDTLFALATLALLLKAYRAYCARTDMPPPGFPLAALGLICACVGSSLLALTATIWPNATAYALGKILLFQGFTMLPIIGVGAFFFPKIIGGQNRHDFDETMTPSAEWKRRFRQSIFAAIGFALSVVIELSGHITTAYTLRVLTLTAYIITQLPWMEFRRKERMHGLQLIFALSTIAIGLIGAAFFPGYKVAWLHAYFFVGLTGTIFLVSLRVVFGHSDRPDLIRKSVKIFAWVTGTLILAASTRIVADFRPDLRTTHYIYASALWLICAIVWLVFVAPKTKPPKPLLAKKSCDS